The following coding sequences are from one Rutidosis leptorrhynchoides isolate AG116_Rl617_1_P2 chromosome 11, CSIRO_AGI_Rlap_v1, whole genome shotgun sequence window:
- the LOC139875633 gene encoding uncharacterized protein, with protein sequence MQLKNIIAKFIVMSFCDSKKTSPWYDNWLASGPLCKFISYRDLYASDFTKNEKVPDIISNGKWNIHVDWLDRFKVIFNQPPINMVSNKADGCMWKSKSGKMLTFSVKAIWNDLCDDWEDVKWAGLVWFSQCTSDTHLQLGLTYTTN encoded by the coding sequence ATGCAGCTAAAAAACATTATTGCCAAGTTCATTGTTATGTCTTTTTGTGATAGTAAGAAGACCTCTCCCTGGTATGATAATTGGTTGGCCTCTGGTCCACTCTGTAAGTTTATATCTTATAGAGACCTTTATGCTTCTGACTTTACTAAAAATGAAAAGGTTCCTGATATTATTTCAAATGGCAAGTGGAATATTCATGTTGACTGGTTGGATAGGTTTAAGGTCATCTTTAACCAACCTCCTATAAATATGGTTAGTAATAAAGCTGATGGTTGTATGTGGAAATCTAAATCTGGCAAGATGTTGACTTTTTCTGTGAAAGCTATATGGAATGACTTGTGTGATGATTGGGAAGATGTGAAATGGGCCGGGCTAGTGTGGTTTAGTCAATGTACCTCAGACACTCATTTGCAACTTGGGTTGACTTACACAACAAATTAA